The following are encoded together in the Methanosarcina flavescens genome:
- a CDS encoding Hsp20/alpha crystallin family protein, whose amino-acid sequence MRWPMRRTFSGPACWDPFEEIRRTQERLNQLFEDFMPMEEWGGGRVYTPAVDIKEEEDKLVVTTDLPGINKEDVEINLKEDMLEIRAKTGKEKETEEEGYIRRERAYTQFYRAVRLPSSVKEEGSTAKMENGVLTITLPKMQLEEPSKRIAIE is encoded by the coding sequence ATGAGATGGCCTATGAGAAGAACATTTTCAGGTCCTGCATGCTGGGACCCCTTTGAAGAGATAAGAAGAACACAGGAGCGCCTCAACCAGTTATTTGAAGATTTTATGCCGATGGAAGAATGGGGGGGCGGAAGGGTCTATACACCTGCTGTTGACATTAAGGAAGAAGAAGACAAACTTGTAGTCACAACCGACCTCCCCGGTATCAATAAAGAGGATGTTGAAATCAACCTTAAAGAAGACATGCTTGAGATAAGAGCAAAGACCGGGAAGGAAAAAGAGACTGAAGAAGAAGGATACATTCGCCGTGAGAGGGCATACACTCAGTTCTACAGGGCAGTCCGTCTGCCTTCGAGCGTTAAGGAAGAAGGAAGCACTGCAAAAATGGAAAATGGCGTCTTGACAATAACGCTGCCGAAAATGCAGCTTGAAGAGCCGTCAAAGAGAATAGCTATCGAATAA
- a CDS encoding cation diffusion facilitator family transporter, translated as MEGTGDRNKETLFSYEEDEDTRYSRAAHVTKVSMALNFLLTGFKFVTGIAGNSSAMIADATHSLSDFMTDIAVIVGLRVATKPGDSTHNYGHGKIETLAAAFIGLVLAVVALGIFWGGLEKVFMFFRGETLPAPSSIVLIAAVLSIVLKEWLYRYTITSARELKSDALIANAWHHRSDAFSSIGTMIGIGGAILLGGKWVVLDPVAAIILSFFIFKVAFDISYKNLNELLEASLDSETYRSIEEILISTEGVLGFHDLKTRKIGNAMAADVHIEVDRDLSLVDAHEISTQIENRLKETCGKNGHFSIHVEPCFDSEYYTRHVRSQK; from the coding sequence ATGGAAGGTACTGGAGATAGAAATAAAGAGACTCTTTTCAGTTATGAGGAAGACGAAGATACCAGATACTCCCGAGCAGCCCATGTAACAAAAGTTTCAATGGCTTTAAACTTTTTATTGACTGGTTTTAAATTTGTTACAGGGATTGCAGGAAACAGTTCAGCAATGATTGCTGATGCAACTCATTCTTTATCCGACTTCATGACTGACATTGCTGTAATAGTGGGTTTAAGGGTTGCTACGAAACCTGGGGACAGTACGCACAATTACGGGCACGGAAAAATTGAGACTTTAGCCGCTGCATTTATTGGGCTTGTCCTTGCCGTAGTGGCGCTTGGAATTTTTTGGGGTGGGCTTGAGAAAGTTTTTATGTTTTTCCGGGGAGAGACACTTCCAGCTCCAAGTTCAATCGTACTTATTGCGGCAGTTCTCTCAATTGTGTTAAAGGAATGGCTCTACCGTTATACCATAACATCTGCCAGAGAACTTAAGAGCGATGCCCTTATTGCAAACGCCTGGCACCACCGTTCTGATGCCTTCTCTTCCATAGGAACTATGATTGGAATCGGGGGCGCAATCCTTCTTGGAGGAAAGTGGGTCGTGCTTGATCCAGTAGCTGCAATTATACTGAGCTTCTTTATCTTTAAAGTTGCATTCGATATCTCTTATAAAAATCTCAATGAACTGCTGGAAGCTTCGCTTGATTCCGAGACTTATAGAAGTATTGAAGAGATACTCATCTCCACCGAAGGAGTTTTAGGCTTCCATGATCTAAAAACCCGAAAAATAGGGAATGCCATGGCTGCAGATGTCCATATTGAAGTTGACCGGGATTTAAGTCTAGTGGATGCACATGAAATCTCAACACAGATAGAAAACAGGTTAAAGGAAACCTGCGGAAAAAACGGCCACTTCTCAATCCATGTAGAGCCATGTTTTGATTCCGAGTATTATACTCGACATGTCAGAAGCCAAAAATAG
- a CDS encoding coenzyme F420-0:L-glutamate ligase yields the protein MKFEAIAVENIPLIHAGDNLPSIICENIELQDRDIVIAASTVVAKAEGEIFRLEDITPGKISLEIAARAGKDARFIEAVLSRSREVLVEKPFMLVTTLSGHTCVNAGIDESNIENGFLLYPPESPDASASRLGQELEKLSGKKLSVIVTDTNGRAFKIGQTGIAIGIYKIKPVKRWIGEKDLFGKDLEITEEAIADELAGAANLLMGEGADGIPVVVIRGLDYYCDKETYIKEMYRPEEQDIIKKGLRCLQKKS from the coding sequence TTGAAATTTGAAGCCATAGCCGTTGAGAATATTCCCCTTATACATGCCGGGGACAACCTGCCCTCAATAATCTGTGAGAATATTGAGCTTCAGGACAGGGACATTGTTATCGCTGCCTCGACCGTTGTTGCTAAAGCTGAAGGAGAGATCTTCAGGCTCGAGGATATTACCCCAGGGAAGATATCACTTGAAATCGCAGCACGGGCCGGAAAAGATGCCAGGTTCATCGAGGCTGTACTTTCCCGTAGCAGGGAAGTCCTTGTGGAGAAGCCCTTTATGCTTGTGACAACTCTCTCAGGGCATACCTGTGTAAACGCAGGAATTGACGAGTCAAACATTGAAAATGGATTTTTGCTTTACCCTCCAGAAAGCCCGGATGCCAGCGCTTCAAGGCTTGGTCAGGAGCTCGAAAAGCTGAGTGGGAAAAAATTAAGTGTTATTGTCACGGACACAAACGGGAGAGCTTTCAAGATAGGACAGACTGGAATTGCTATAGGGATTTATAAAATAAAACCTGTAAAACGCTGGATCGGGGAAAAAGATCTTTTTGGAAAAGACCTTGAAATCACGGAAGAAGCAATTGCCGATGAACTTGCAGGTGCCGCAAACCTTCTGATGGGAGAAGGCGCGGACGGGATTCCGGTGGTTGTCATTCGCGGGCTAGATTACTATTGTGATAAGGAGACCTATATAAAGGAAATGTACCGCCCTGAAGAACAGGACATAATTAAAAAAGGGCTCCGCTGCCTGCAAAAAAAGAGTTGA
- a CDS encoding cupin domain-containing protein — translation MSQELKARPTKVEDLIEYQEGAVVSKELIRKDTGTVTIFAFDKGEGLSEHTAPFDAMVQVMDGKAEITISGNKNVLEKGDMIIMPAGEPHSLHALERFKMILTMIRS, via the coding sequence ATGTCTCAAGAACTAAAAGCTAGACCAACAAAGGTAGAAGATTTAATTGAGTATCAGGAAGGAGCTGTTGTAAGTAAAGAGCTTATCCGTAAGGATACCGGGACAGTGACCATATTTGCTTTTGACAAAGGAGAAGGACTGAGTGAGCATACTGCCCCCTTCGACGCCATGGTTCAGGTAATGGATGGGAAAGCAGAAATCACCATCTCCGGGAATAAAAATGTTCTGGAGAAAGGGGATATGATCATAATGCCTGCTGGAGAACCTCACTCACTTCATGCCCTGGAAAGATTCAAGATGATTCTAACTATGATCAGATCTTAA
- a CDS encoding deoxycytidylate deaminase: MIERPSLDKYFLEIAFVVGKRATCLRNNVGAVIVRDKRILSTGYNGAPSGMEHCLEIGCIRDMEKIPSGTRQEKCRAVHAEQNAIIQAAIHGVSIAGATIYCTHQPCILCTKMIINSNIKRVVYATFYPDTDSLKFFKDAGVEVEYMPFKLKHEISGGNDLQDLTTS; encoded by the coding sequence ATGATAGAAAGACCTTCCCTTGACAAATATTTTCTTGAGATTGCCTTCGTGGTAGGCAAACGGGCAACCTGCCTCCGAAATAATGTGGGGGCTGTGATCGTCCGGGATAAAAGAATCCTCTCAACCGGATACAATGGAGCACCCAGTGGCATGGAACACTGCCTTGAAATCGGATGTATTCGGGATATGGAAAAGATCCCTTCAGGCACGAGACAAGAGAAATGCAGGGCAGTGCATGCAGAGCAGAATGCAATTATCCAGGCCGCAATCCATGGAGTAAGTATAGCAGGAGCAACTATTTATTGCACACATCAGCCCTGTATTCTTTGCACGAAAATGATTATCAACTCAAATATCAAAAGAGTGGTATATGCAACTTTCTATCCTGACACAGATTCACTTAAGTTTTTCAAGGATGCGGGTGTGGAAGTGGAATATATGCCTTTTAAACTGAAACATGAGATCTCAGGTGGAAATGACTTACAGGACTTAACAACCTCCTGA
- a CDS encoding protein translocase subunit SecF, with product MATGLTELLDNFVKTHDNRQLLAIPLAILAVSLAILLVSFISSGSPVDLGMEFQGGTQISVETTDSPAKLEEMYSSYDLTDVRQAGSRVIMQFGVMDNEQQHQLENDITSRYSNVQIQQVGPIYGRDLQVQAVQALIISFIGMSLVVFLLFRTLIPSFVVIFAAFSDIVIAMAFMKVAGIELSLGTLAALLMLIGYSVDSDVLLTNRVLKRRGTIEEKISRAMKTGITMTTTTLAALAVMYIVSTYSYLVIPSFTQITLLSQISIVLIAGLIADMTNTWLLNTGILRWYVSKPEFRGRYNR from the coding sequence ATGGCAACAGGTTTGACCGAACTTTTAGATAATTTCGTGAAAACTCACGATAATCGCCAGTTGCTGGCAATCCCCCTCGCGATACTCGCAGTTTCTCTAGCAATACTGCTGGTTTCCTTTATAAGTAGTGGGTCGCCAGTAGACCTGGGAATGGAATTCCAGGGTGGTACCCAAATTTCGGTAGAGACGACTGACTCTCCTGCTAAGCTTGAGGAAATGTATTCTTCTTACGATCTCACGGATGTCCGGCAGGCTGGAAGCAGGGTTATTATGCAATTCGGGGTCATGGACAATGAACAGCAACATCAACTTGAAAATGATATTACGAGCCGTTACTCGAATGTGCAGATCCAGCAGGTTGGACCGATCTATGGCCGTGATCTGCAGGTACAGGCTGTCCAGGCTCTTATCATTTCCTTTATAGGGATGTCTCTTGTAGTATTCTTACTCTTTCGGACCCTTATACCTTCCTTTGTAGTAATATTTGCGGCCTTTTCAGACATAGTGATTGCTATGGCTTTCATGAAGGTTGCAGGGATAGAACTCTCCCTGGGAACACTTGCCGCCCTGCTCATGCTTATCGGTTATTCTGTAGATAGTGATGTTTTGCTCACAAATAGAGTTCTTAAACGCCGGGGCACGATAGAAGAAAAAATTTCTCGGGCTATGAAAACCGGTATTACTATGACTACTACAACCCTTGCAGCGCTTGCAGTTATGTACATAGTCTCAACTTATTCCTACCTTGTAATCCCTTCATTTACACAAATTACATTGCTCTCGCAGATTTCAATTGTGTTGATTGCAGGGCTTATTGCGGATATGACGAATACCTGGCTCCTGAATACGGGAATTTTACGCTGGTATGTATCAAAGCCCGAATTCAGAGGGAGGTATAATAGATGA
- a CDS encoding preprotein translocase subunit SecD has protein sequence MSDIKGLFKNVRVIIFTLLLLGSIVAIHPSYTPGEGVTTNLNFGLDLEGGSWLQIKLEGALAQINVNTEELVSGIIEPVIGAPIEVTSNNLDMGGSDSAGKSVTFTTSAPVSVSQIESLELGTVNVDKLSDTQTQVTISDTSKEAMITTYLSKSLDTEVVPFRTEDGTVYEIRTAVSEQQLEDLLENFGGSIVKNEDGTSTYKEGVTRETRDLTKEILSDKLNSLGLKDIPVRTVGDEYILIDFAGIDLATAKEIAEKPGKFEIRIQTTGNETRHVLYGDSIVSVGIPSFHDGMWHTPFTLNENGARALQKASLETGAIDNPDEHYLNMYLDDVKIYGAPLSPDAAARLREAPIYSWEASTGPDEAAEAEAKALQIHLRAGALPVNVVLVGSGHVDAGLGSQFKTASVIAGIISLIAVAAVVYFRYKRSEILIPMVGTSFSEVIMILGVAAVIGWQLDLASIAGIIAAIGTGIDHLVIITDEVLYEGKLPTTKVFVSRIGKAFSIIFGAAATTVIAMAPLVVMGFGTLKGFAITTIIGVLIGVVIARPVYAVVIKEFLNVAESGNGSITE, from the coding sequence ATGAGCGATATAAAAGGTCTTTTTAAAAATGTAAGAGTCATTATCTTCACCCTCCTCCTGCTTGGTTCTATAGTGGCAATACATCCAAGCTATACTCCCGGAGAAGGAGTGACTACTAACCTGAATTTCGGACTTGACCTTGAAGGTGGTTCCTGGCTACAGATTAAACTCGAGGGAGCACTTGCCCAGATAAATGTAAATACCGAAGAACTGGTCAGCGGAATAATCGAGCCGGTAATTGGTGCCCCTATTGAAGTCACAAGTAATAACCTTGATATGGGAGGCTCAGATTCTGCCGGTAAATCTGTAACCTTTACAACTTCTGCTCCGGTTAGTGTATCCCAGATTGAATCTCTTGAACTGGGCACTGTAAATGTAGATAAGCTGAGTGATACTCAAACTCAAGTAACTATCTCTGATACCAGTAAGGAAGCTATGATTACAACCTATCTTTCAAAGTCCCTTGATACAGAGGTAGTCCCATTCCGTACTGAGGACGGAACTGTTTATGAGATAAGAACTGCAGTTTCTGAGCAGCAGCTTGAGGACCTTCTGGAAAATTTTGGAGGATCAATCGTTAAGAACGAAGATGGGACTTCAACTTATAAAGAAGGAGTCACCCGCGAGACAAGAGATCTGACAAAAGAAATTCTCAGTGATAAGCTCAACTCTCTTGGCCTGAAGGACATTCCTGTCAGGACTGTAGGAGATGAATATATTCTTATTGATTTTGCAGGCATTGATCTTGCGACTGCCAAGGAAATTGCCGAAAAACCAGGAAAGTTTGAGATCCGAATTCAGACAACAGGAAATGAAACTCGACACGTGCTTTATGGTGACTCTATTGTAAGTGTGGGAATTCCGAGTTTCCATGATGGAATGTGGCATACCCCTTTTACCCTCAATGAAAACGGAGCACGGGCACTCCAGAAGGCCTCACTCGAAACTGGGGCAATTGATAATCCGGACGAACATTACCTGAACATGTACCTGGATGATGTCAAAATTTACGGGGCCCCTTTGAGCCCGGATGCGGCCGCCAGGTTGAGGGAAGCCCCAATCTATTCCTGGGAAGCTTCCACAGGTCCGGATGAAGCTGCCGAAGCCGAAGCTAAAGCCCTTCAGATCCATCTCAGGGCAGGGGCTCTTCCTGTCAATGTCGTACTTGTAGGTTCAGGGCATGTCGACGCGGGGCTTGGTTCTCAGTTTAAAACCGCATCCGTGATTGCAGGCATTATCTCCCTTATTGCAGTAGCAGCCGTGGTTTATTTCAGATATAAGAGGTCTGAAATTCTGATACCTATGGTTGGGACTTCTTTCAGTGAAGTTATTATGATTCTAGGAGTTGCAGCAGTTATAGGCTGGCAACTTGACCTGGCATCAATTGCAGGTATTATCGCTGCCATAGGTACGGGGATTGATCACCTGGTAATTATTACTGATGAGGTGCTTTACGAAGGCAAACTGCCTACTACGAAGGTTTTTGTCTCTAGGATAGGAAAAGCTTTCTCAATTATCTTTGGAGCAGCTGCCACAACGGTTATTGCAATGGCTCCTCTGGTGGTTATGGGCTTCGGAACTCTTAAAGGGTTTGCTATTACTACTATCATTGGTGTCTTGATTGGAGTGGTTATTGCAAGGCCTGTTTACGCTGTAGTGATCAAAGAGTTCCTCAATGTAGCTGAGAGCGGAAACGGAAGTATAACCGAGTAA
- a CDS encoding AAA family ATPase: MQDLWTLKYRALTLEEMLGNEQAVATLSELAQSGTLPHLILYGPEDSGKTTASLALARQLYGNTWKNNFTYFNASDFFDQGKRYLVRDKRFVRILGTDDPKKIYRSVIDVFKEIINEYAGMASIDADYKLIYIDNAESLNSDAQNALRRIMEKYSATCRFILSTTKPSKLIAPLRSRGLQIFFTYVPDSVLKTHLEKIGCAEKLELSEDALDAILYSAGGNVAKAVQTLQLVSLLAHGLVITEEMVYEASLKGGDENIDNLLSAALSGDFSRGRQLIDEMIVEKGLSGTEILERLCEALVNSGETDEDVARLIVKISETDACLKDAANYRIQLEKLISNFS, translated from the coding sequence ATGCAGGATCTCTGGACTTTGAAATACAGGGCACTTACCCTGGAGGAAATGCTTGGAAACGAACAGGCCGTAGCCACGCTTTCCGAACTGGCACAGTCAGGGACTTTACCCCACCTTATTTTATATGGTCCTGAAGACTCCGGAAAAACGACAGCTTCTCTTGCTCTCGCCAGGCAGCTTTACGGAAATACTTGGAAAAACAATTTTACGTACTTTAATGCTTCGGACTTTTTTGACCAGGGAAAACGTTATCTGGTTCGGGATAAACGTTTTGTACGCATTCTGGGCACTGATGATCCAAAGAAAATCTACAGAAGCGTAATTGATGTTTTTAAGGAGATTATCAACGAATATGCAGGGATGGCTTCAATTGATGCCGATTATAAGTTGATCTACATCGATAATGCCGAATCCCTCAATTCAGACGCACAGAATGCCCTCAGGCGAATTATGGAGAAGTATAGTGCAACGTGCAGGTTTATTCTTTCCACTACCAAACCTTCCAAGCTTATTGCTCCGCTCCGCTCAAGAGGCCTTCAAATTTTTTTCACATATGTACCTGATTCTGTTCTGAAAACCCATCTCGAAAAAATCGGCTGTGCTGAGAAACTGGAGCTTTCGGAAGACGCATTAGATGCGATCCTCTATTCTGCAGGGGGAAATGTTGCAAAAGCGGTGCAAACTCTGCAGCTTGTTTCCCTGCTTGCACATGGTTTGGTAATTACCGAAGAGATGGTATATGAAGCCAGTCTGAAAGGCGGGGACGAAAATATAGATAATCTGCTTTCTGCGGCTCTTTCTGGAGATTTTTCCAGAGGGCGGCAGCTTATTGACGAAATGATAGTCGAAAAAGGGCTGTCAGGAACAGAGATTCTTGAGAGACTTTGTGAGGCTCTTGTAAATTCGGGAGAAACGGATGAAGATGTTGCTCGCCTTATTGTGAAAATCTCCGAAACCGACGCTTGTCTTAAGGATGCTGCCAATTACAGAATCCAGCTCGAAAAATTGATTTCTAATTTTTCTTAA
- a CDS encoding ammonium transporter family protein has product MKPKLVFKYLSLFFILLCLIQTIAPAAASSYITPTGEEGLTQDTSMIQDEMHKFDRNMDVWFMLMLVAFLMLFIKKFEWGVCLATLLTLAGSFISHSAIRQFVLGQAWNQDFIIMGIFCAITVVIAIGVFLGTIKTWQYLLVGILFAPAWLAIEWFMFTYLEGVVDPGGSMLVHMVAAYWGWGALIAIQEKRSFEEPFDTTTHSVSFVWLASMLLFVLWPSFVTALLPGDQVTWGMITTYMAGLGSVVSAYLTCVAFEKKVNPLVYTYALLAGMVSIGSPLISVGPWTALGIGLVAGIISATCFIKLHPWLCEKAGVFDVMGVHNLHGIPGIWGAVAGAIFAAGFVNIISLVGVIVISLVTGGITGIILKATRGEMEQKDLFSDDSIFLGWHPDPEPLPFRVADEGTPGNTLTSKTVE; this is encoded by the coding sequence ATGAAACCTAAATTGGTATTCAAATATCTTTCTCTATTCTTTATTTTACTTTGCCTGATTCAAACTATAGCACCTGCAGCTGCCTCATCATATATTACCCCCACTGGTGAAGAAGGTTTAACCCAGGACACAAGTATGATACAGGATGAAATGCACAAGTTCGATAGAAACATGGACGTTTGGTTCATGCTTATGCTTGTGGCCTTCCTGATGCTCTTCATAAAGAAGTTTGAATGGGGAGTCTGCTTAGCCACTTTACTGACACTTGCAGGGTCCTTTATAAGTCATTCTGCAATCAGACAGTTTGTTCTTGGACAAGCATGGAATCAGGATTTCATCATAATGGGTATTTTTTGTGCTATTACAGTCGTAATAGCTATTGGAGTATTCCTGGGAACCATCAAGACATGGCAGTATTTATTAGTAGGAATATTGTTTGCTCCCGCCTGGCTTGCAATCGAATGGTTCATGTTTACCTACCTTGAAGGAGTTGTGGATCCCGGAGGATCTATGCTGGTGCACATGGTTGCTGCATACTGGGGCTGGGGAGCATTAATCGCGATTCAGGAAAAAAGGTCCTTTGAAGAACCTTTTGACACAACTACACACAGTGTTTCTTTTGTCTGGCTCGCCTCTATGCTTTTGTTTGTATTGTGGCCTTCCTTTGTCACTGCACTACTTCCTGGAGATCAGGTAACCTGGGGCATGATTACAACCTATATGGCAGGACTTGGATCAGTAGTTTCTGCATACCTTACATGCGTAGCCTTTGAGAAAAAGGTCAACCCATTAGTGTATACTTATGCTCTACTTGCAGGAATGGTTTCAATAGGATCGCCCCTTATTTCCGTGGGTCCCTGGACTGCATTGGGAATAGGGTTAGTTGCGGGAATAATTTCAGCAACCTGTTTCATAAAACTTCACCCCTGGCTCTGTGAGAAGGCAGGTGTCTTTGACGTAATGGGAGTACACAACCTTCATGGAATCCCTGGAATATGGGGTGCAGTAGCTGGAGCAATATTTGCGGCTGGATTTGTTAATATAATAAGCCTGGTGGGTGTTATTGTCATTTCTCTTGTTACAGGAGGGATAACAGGTATAATCCTGAAAGCCACGAGAGGAGAAATGGAACAGAAAGATCTGTTCAGCGATGATAGCATTTTCCTTGGATGGCATCCAGACCCGGAACCACTTCCTTTTAGAGTTGCAGATGAAGGAACACCCGGAAATACTCTGACTTCCAAAACGGTTGAGTAA
- a CDS encoding methyltransferase cognate corrinoid protein — MANQEMLDKLRDAIVNQDVAGIKQLTQEALDAGIPAIDIITKGLSVGMKIIGDKFEAAEVFLPQIMMSAKAMNNAMELLTPELEKNKKEGEEAGLAITFVAEGDIHDIGHRLVSTMLEANGFKILDLGVDVLNETVVEEAAKHKGEKVILVGSALMTTSMLGQKDLMDMLREENLRDSVKCMFGGAPVSKKWVDEIGADATAENAAEAAKVALEMMK, encoded by the coding sequence ATGGCAAACCAAGAAATGTTAGACAAGCTACGCGATGCAATCGTAAACCAGGACGTCGCAGGCATTAAACAGTTGACCCAGGAAGCCCTTGATGCAGGAATTCCAGCTATTGACATTATTACAAAGGGCCTTTCTGTTGGAATGAAGATTATCGGTGACAAGTTTGAAGCGGCCGAAGTATTTCTGCCCCAGATTATGATGTCTGCAAAAGCAATGAACAATGCAATGGAACTTCTTACTCCAGAACTTGAAAAGAACAAGAAGGAAGGAGAAGAAGCAGGACTTGCCATTACCTTTGTTGCAGAAGGAGACATCCACGACATCGGACACAGGCTTGTTAGCACAATGCTCGAAGCAAACGGTTTCAAAATCCTCGACCTTGGAGTTGACGTTCTCAACGAGACCGTTGTTGAAGAAGCAGCAAAGCACAAGGGAGAAAAAGTCATTCTTGTTGGCTCTGCTCTCATGACAACCTCAATGCTCGGCCAGAAAGACCTGATGGACATGTTGAGGGAAGAAAACCTCAGGGACAGTGTAAAGTGCATGTTTGGAGGAGCTCCTGTATCCAAGAAATGGGTTGACGAGATTGGAGCGGACGCAACTGCAGAAAACGCTGCCGAGGCTGCAAAAGTAGCACTTGAGATGATGAAATAA
- the mtbA gene encoding methylcobamide:CoM methyltransferase MtbA: protein MTDYTPKERLYRALRKQQIDRMPAVCFTQTATVEQMEACGAYWPEAHSDAEKMATLAEAGHTVVGFEAVRVPFDITAEAELFGCGIKAGDQKQQPSVIKHSVNNMEDLEKIRNYSLKEGRIGAILDAVKILSDKYGKELPVIGSMIGPFSLAQHINGDAWFGNLFTGEEIVPTLLDFCSDFNVAYAKAMVENGADTIAIIDPTASYELIGGEFYEKYALPYQKKIVDAMKELDVATVLHICGNTTNGLGIMDKTGVNAISVDQRVDIKTAIGNVENSIIVGNIDPVAVLWNGTPEDVAEASKKVLDAGVGLLTVGCGIVSMTPTANLQKMVECAKSHTY from the coding sequence ATGACAGATTACACCCCAAAAGAAAGATTATATCGTGCATTAAGGAAACAGCAGATTGACAGAATGCCAGCTGTCTGTTTCACTCAGACTGCAACTGTTGAACAGATGGAAGCTTGCGGAGCCTACTGGCCAGAGGCTCATTCCGACGCAGAGAAGATGGCAACTCTTGCGGAAGCAGGGCACACTGTAGTAGGTTTTGAAGCGGTCAGAGTTCCCTTTGACATCACAGCTGAAGCTGAACTTTTTGGCTGTGGGATTAAAGCCGGAGACCAGAAACAGCAGCCGTCTGTGATCAAACACAGTGTCAACAATATGGAAGATCTGGAAAAGATAAGGAATTACAGCCTGAAAGAAGGCAGAATCGGAGCAATCCTTGATGCCGTCAAGATCCTTTCTGACAAATACGGAAAAGAACTCCCTGTGATAGGATCCATGATCGGTCCCTTCTCTCTTGCCCAGCACATCAATGGAGATGCCTGGTTTGGCAATCTGTTCACAGGAGAAGAAATTGTCCCTACACTTCTGGATTTCTGCTCAGACTTCAACGTAGCATATGCAAAAGCAATGGTTGAAAATGGCGCAGATACTATAGCTATTATTGACCCGACCGCAAGCTATGAGCTTATCGGTGGAGAGTTCTACGAGAAGTATGCCCTGCCCTATCAAAAGAAGATAGTTGACGCAATGAAAGAACTCGATGTGGCTACAGTTCTCCACATTTGCGGAAACACAACCAACGGTCTTGGAATTATGGACAAGACCGGCGTAAACGCAATCAGCGTAGACCAGAGGGTAGACATAAAGACCGCAATCGGCAACGTTGAGAACTCAATTATTGTAGGCAACATTGATCCTGTAGCCGTACTCTGGAACGGAACTCCTGAAGATGTCGCCGAAGCCTCGAAGAAAGTACTCGACGCAGGTGTCGGGCTGCTTACAGTTGGCTGCGGAATTGTCAGCATGACTCCAACTGCCAACCTCCAGAAAATGGTCGAGTGCGCAAAAAGCCACACGTACTGA
- a CDS encoding class I SAM-dependent methyltransferase, which translates to MPQNPGWYYDEFKQIGVDYTDLKEVETYDLSMQKLRDIENEAKGILELLKIKNTDLVLEIGTGTGELALKLSGHCKKVVAIDVSRTMIYFAKTKAENQKKTNIEFHNAGFLTYENHDEPFDVIVTQLALHHLPDYWKMMALKKIYGMLEDGGKLYLRDVVFPSLVQDYEDFFSKIITDLKGSLGDKFAEEMEIHIRDEFSTLDWIMEGLLKNAGFCIEFAKYDGFMASYLCRK; encoded by the coding sequence ATGCCCCAGAATCCAGGATGGTATTATGATGAATTCAAACAGATTGGAGTAGATTATACAGATCTCAAAGAGGTAGAGACTTACGATTTAAGCATGCAAAAACTGAGAGACATTGAAAACGAGGCTAAAGGAATTTTGGAGCTTCTCAAAATAAAAAATACGGATCTGGTTCTTGAAATCGGAACCGGAACCGGGGAACTGGCGCTCAAGCTTTCAGGGCATTGCAAAAAAGTTGTAGCTATCGATGTTTCGAGGACTATGATCTATTTTGCAAAAACTAAGGCTGAAAACCAGAAGAAAACGAATATAGAATTTCATAATGCTGGTTTTTTAACATATGAAAATCATGATGAACCGTTTGATGTAATTGTCACTCAGCTAGCTTTACACCATCTTCCAGACTACTGGAAAATGATGGCTCTGAAAAAAATCTACGGAATGTTGGAAGATGGGGGGAAACTCTATTTGCGTGATGTCGTATTCCCTTCATTGGTTCAGGATTATGAAGACTTCTTCAGTAAAATCATAACTGATCTGAAGGGATCCCTGGGGGATAAGTTTGCTGAAGAAATGGAAATCCACATAAGAGATGAATTTTCAACACTTGATTGGATTATGGAAGGTCTTCTAAAAAATGCGGGATTTTGTATTGAATTTGCTAAATACGATGGTTTTATGGCAAGCTATCTCTGTAGAAAATAA